One segment of Desmodus rotundus isolate HL8 chromosome 6, HLdesRot8A.1, whole genome shotgun sequence DNA contains the following:
- the CRYGN gene encoding gamma-crystallin N isoform X1 has product MAQCSGKITLYEGKHFTGRKLEVFGDCDNFQDRGFLNRVNSIRVESGAWVCFDHPDCRGQQFVLERGEYPDFFRWNGHNDHVGSCRPVGMHGEHFRVEIFEGCNFTGQCLEFREDCPFLPSRGWAQNCVNAIKVYGDGAWVLYEEPNYRGRMYLVERGDFRSFSDWGAHSARVQSLRRVVNFF; this is encoded by the exons ATGGCACAGTGCTCGGGGAAG ATCACTCTCTACGAGGGTAAGCACTTCACGGGGCGGAAGCTGGAGGTCTTCGGGGACTGTGACAACTTCCAGGACCGAGGCTTCCTGAACCGGGTGAACTCCATCCGCGTGGAGAGCGGGGCCTGGGTGTGCTTCGACCACCCCGACTGCCGAGGCCAGCAATTCGTCCTGGAGCGCGGCGAGTACCCCGACTTCTTCCGCTGGAACGGCCACAACGACCACGTGGGCTCCTGCCGGCCCGTGGGGATG CACGGGGAGCACTTCCGCGTAGAAATCTTTGAGGGCTGCAACTTCACGGGCCAGTGCCTGGAGTTCCGGGAGGACTGCCCCTTCCTTCCGAGTCGGGGTTGGGCCCAGAACTGCGTCAACGCCATCAAGGTGTACGGGGACGGAGC GTGGGTCCTGTATGAGGAGCCCAACTACCGTGGCCGAATGTACCTGGTGGAACGAGGCGACTTCCGCAGCTTCTCCGACTGGGGGGCCCACAGTGCTCGTGTCCAGTCCCTCCGCAGGGTCGTCAACTTCTTCTAG
- the CRYGN gene encoding gamma-crystallin N isoform X2 — protein sequence MAQCSGKDRGFLNRVNSIRVESGAWVCFDHPDCRGQQFVLERGEYPDFFRWNGHNDHVGSCRPVGMHGEHFRVEIFEGCNFTGQCLEFREDCPFLPSRGWAQNCVNAIKVYGDGAWVLYEEPNYRGRMYLVERGDFRSFSDWGAHSARVQSLRRVVNFF from the exons ATGGCACAGTGCTCGGGGAAG GACCGAGGCTTCCTGAACCGGGTGAACTCCATCCGCGTGGAGAGCGGGGCCTGGGTGTGCTTCGACCACCCCGACTGCCGAGGCCAGCAATTCGTCCTGGAGCGCGGCGAGTACCCCGACTTCTTCCGCTGGAACGGCCACAACGACCACGTGGGCTCCTGCCGGCCCGTGGGGATG CACGGGGAGCACTTCCGCGTAGAAATCTTTGAGGGCTGCAACTTCACGGGCCAGTGCCTGGAGTTCCGGGAGGACTGCCCCTTCCTTCCGAGTCGGGGTTGGGCCCAGAACTGCGTCAACGCCATCAAGGTGTACGGGGACGGAGC GTGGGTCCTGTATGAGGAGCCCAACTACCGTGGCCGAATGTACCTGGTGGAACGAGGCGACTTCCGCAGCTTCTCCGACTGGGGGGCCCACAGTGCTCGTGTCCAGTCCCTCCGCAGGGTCGTCAACTTCTTCTAG